A single Dreissena polymorpha isolate Duluth1 chromosome 14, UMN_Dpol_1.0, whole genome shotgun sequence DNA region contains:
- the LOC127858165 gene encoding uncharacterized protein LOC127858165 produces MASNLESSIYKESDSLFDFSCFTCQENDKNTEAEFYCEKCSKLYCGKCLELHNSLFKKHATLGKKNISQWPQANVDALEQCQKHKTEKLTGFCEDHNQLICHNCHINNHQKCSHVVLIADKVKNLHKKGVFQQLSATVNSQHQQLIQMKYDFEENMKSLEKSYKKILEEINALRKTINDSLDLLEKNTKKELDTLLATMRTSIQTDIEICSKSINNITCLKEDLQTRKDKSEALSFIKYRKCLDQSHNVEAVLQEMTSKNDRTLAFNPHKTIQQTLSALSGLGFYDPIIKVKRSKKFNVKIERHLQAYIVNCVVSGICVTAIGQLLITDYNFKSVKLLDQTYKVVAHCDLPGSPYYICSVDSSLVAIALINNEVHFIRVTNDQLVNDRILELQHYCMGIAHHKSNLYITDGSALYHYTVDGRLVSKMYKGTDECSVTAIAVSPDGGRIYVANWNSNQLVILSRDGTVISTFTDPALDWGQRARPGLHVTDAGQVLVCGCRSHKIIQVDRDGRQRLAEVVTSKDGVRNPISVYYRKHTGSLIVGMWGTDDIIVFETQ; encoded by the exons ATGGCTTCCAATTTGGAGAGTTCAATTTATAAAGAATCAGACTCGTTGTTTGACTTTTCTTGTTTTACGTGTCaggaaaatgataaaaatacagaGGCTGAATTTTACTGTGAGAAATGTTCCAAGTTATATTGTGGTAAATGTTTGGAGCTTCATAACTCACTTTTTAAGAAGCATGCAACTTTGGGTAAGAAAAACATCAGCCAGTGGCCACAGGCCAATGTGGATGCACTAGAGCAATGTCAGAAGCACAAGACAGAAAAACTGACAGGATTCTGTGAGGACCACAATCAGCTGATATGTCACAACTGCCATATCAACAATCATCA GAAATGCAGTCATGTGGTACTTATAGCTGACAAAGTGAAAAACCTACATAAAAAAGGAGTCTTTCAGCAGTTGTCAGCAACTGTTAATTCACAACACCAGCAATTGATACAAATGAAATATGACTTTGAGGAAAATATGAAGTCTCTTGagaaatcttacaaaaaaattcTGGAAGAAATCAATGCTTTACGAAAGACAATTAATGATTCTTTGGATCTACTGGAGAAGAATACCAAGAAGGAATTGGATACATTACTGGCCACCATGAGGACATCTATTCAAACTGACATTGAAATCTGCTCAAAGTCCATCAATAATATAACATGCTTAAAAGAAGATTTGCAAACAAGAAAAGACAAAAGTGAAGCACTGAGTTTTATAAAGTATAGAAAATGCCTTGACCAGTCCCACAACGTAGAAGCAGTTTTACAAGAAATGACATCAAAGAATGATAGGACACTAGCCTTTAATCCTCATAAAACCATTCAACAAACCCTGTCCGCCCTCTCAGGATTGGGATTTTATGATCCTATCATAAAAGTGAAGAGAAGTAAGAAGTTTAATGTGAAGATAGAAAGGCATTTACAAGCatatattgtaaattgtgttGTATCTGGTATCTGTGTGACAGCTATTGGACAACTCCTCATCACAGACTATAATTTCAAGAGTGTAAAGCTCCTGGATCAGACCTACAAGGTGGTGGCCCACTGTGACTTGCCTGGTAGCCCATATTACATTTGCAGCGTTGATTCCAGTCTGGTGGCTATTGCTCTGATTAACAATGAAGTCCACTTCATCAGAGTGACCAATGATCAGCTGGTAAATGACAGGATACTGGAGCTCCAACATTACTGCATGGGCATTGCCCATCACAAGAGTAACCTGTACATTACAGATGGTAGTGCTCTGTATCACTATACTGTGGATGGAAGACTGGTGAGCAAGATGTATAAAGGTACAGATGAATGTTCAG TTACGGCGATTGCAGTGAGTCCAGATGGAGGTAGGATATATGTGGCCAACTGGAACAGTAATCAGCTGGTCATACTGTCCAGAGATGGCACAGTAATCTCCACATTCACTGACCCTGCACTGGACTGGGGACAGCGTGCCCGTCCTGGCCTCCATGTGACAGACGCAGGACAAGTTCTGGTGTGTGGATGCAGGTCACACAAAATCATCCAAGTAGACAGGGATGGGAGACAGAGACTGGCAGAGGTGGTCACATCGAAGGATGGTGTACGTAACCCTATATCTGTCTATTACAGGAAGCATACAGGCTCACTCATTGTGGGAATGTGGGGCACTGATGACATTATAGTGTTTGAGACACAGTGA